In the Pseudanabaena sp. PCC 7367 genome, one interval contains:
- the clpS gene encoding ATP-dependent Clp protease adapter ClpS has protein sequence MSTETIQKTNTVRKIAPRYRVLLHNDDFNSMEHVVQSLMTVVNGLTQPQAVDIMMEAHTNGCALVITCVQEHAEFYCEGLKMKGLTSTIEPE, from the coding sequence ATGTCAACCGAAACAATTCAAAAGACCAATACTGTCCGTAAAATAGCGCCAAGATACCGAGTTTTGCTCCACAATGACGATTTTAATTCGATGGAACATGTGGTGCAAAGCTTGATGACAGTGGTTAATGGTCTTACTCAACCCCAGGCGGTCGATATTATGATGGAAGCCCATACCAACGGCTGTGCATTGGTAATCACCTGCGTCCAGGAACATGCTGAGTTTTATTGCGAAGGGCTGAAAATGAAAGGCTTGACCAGCACGATCGAGCCAGAATAG
- a CDS encoding DUF1499 domain-containing protein, protein MLRSGISIISVACLLLFAPIAPSLAAIAPPLNLAHSPITQLSVPMALFSFSGSRPNYLGIEDGKLSPCPGTPNCVSSQSDDAEHGIAPLKYNNSPEQAIAELKQIIGNMKGTEIISDRADYLYVEFTSSLMGFVDDVEFYINPEQNVVEVRSASRLGESDMGVNRKRVEAIRAELNKLEAQEAQA, encoded by the coding sequence ATGCTGCGATCGGGGATTTCGATTATTTCAGTGGCATGTTTATTATTATTTGCACCAATTGCGCCTAGCCTGGCCGCGATCGCTCCGCCCCTCAATCTCGCCCACAGTCCTATTACTCAGTTATCAGTCCCAATGGCATTATTCTCTTTTTCCGGCAGTCGTCCCAATTACCTCGGCATCGAAGACGGCAAGCTTAGTCCTTGTCCTGGCACGCCAAATTGTGTCTCTAGTCAAAGTGATGATGCTGAGCATGGAATTGCACCGCTGAAATACAACAATTCACCGGAACAGGCGATCGCCGAGTTAAAGCAAATTATCGGCAACATGAAGGGCACTGAAATTATTAGCGATCGGGCTGATTATCTCTATGTGGAGTTCACCAGCTCGCTGATGGGATTTGTGGATGATGTGGAGTTTTATATTAATCCCGAACAGAATGTGGTTGAGGTGCGATCGGCTTCGAGGTTGGGTGAATCAGACATGGGAGTCAATCGCAAGCGGGTGGAAGCTATTCGCGCTGAGTTGAATAAGTTAGAGGCCCAAGAAGCTCAGGCTTAA
- the lipB gene encoding lipoyl(octanoyl) transferase LipB, whose product MATTKRTCYLIQTDRPIQYDRAWAIQKQLVEARKQNPDLPDLLWLLEHAPVYTLGQGSSLDFLKFKPGQSNHELHRTERGGEVTYHAPGQVVGYPILNLRRHKPDLHWYLRQLEQVMINMLDSFGLQAQRKQGLTGVWIGDRKIAQVGIKVSRWITMHGFAVNVNMDMAGFGQIVPCGISDYGCCSMAELGVEATIETVKTAIAASFAQSFEVELISKPLPKLVELANI is encoded by the coding sequence ATGGCAACAACTAAGCGAACTTGCTACCTGATCCAAACCGATCGCCCAATCCAATACGATCGCGCCTGGGCAATCCAAAAGCAATTGGTTGAGGCACGCAAGCAAAATCCCGATCTACCCGACTTACTCTGGCTGCTGGAGCATGCACCGGTTTATACGCTGGGGCAGGGTTCTAGCCTGGATTTTCTTAAATTCAAGCCAGGTCAATCTAACCATGAGCTGCATCGCACCGAGCGCGGCGGCGAAGTGACCTACCATGCCCCTGGCCAGGTGGTTGGTTATCCAATTTTGAATTTGCGCAGGCATAAACCTGATCTGCACTGGTATTTGCGCCAACTTGAACAAGTGATGATTAATATGTTGGACAGTTTTGGTTTACAGGCACAACGCAAGCAGGGGCTAACTGGGGTTTGGATTGGCGATCGCAAAATTGCCCAGGTGGGGATTAAGGTAAGTCGCTGGATCACAATGCATGGGTTTGCCGTGAATGTGAACATGGATATGGCTGGCTTTGGTCAAATTGTCCCCTGCGGCATTAGTGACTATGGCTGTTGCAGCATGGCAGAGTTGGGGGTTGAGGCCACGATTGAAACCGTAAAAACCGCGATCGCCGCTAGTTTTGCCCAGAGCTTTGAGGTTGAACTGATCTCAAAGCCCCTCCCTAAGCTAGTCGAACTGGCTAATATCTAG
- the mrdA gene encoding penicillin-binding protein 2, with the protein MAISTRKKIVTTQGTERSIGQRSQAIVLFCLSASILLGFLGSRLAYLQLVEGDRNRELADENRIRLIAKAPERGRILDRNGKLLATSRLAHSLYLWPIAQPEEEWPTTIAKLAEILDDITAEEIRQKLDQEGYDSPNLVRIATALSPRIVTHITEHNGELPGVQISPEAVRYYPNGDIAAHVLGYTGEITPAELEKFADQFSGDENEDGKSYRLQDVVGKSGIESAFETQLRGVWGGQQVEVDAVGKVLQVLGQKPPQPGNAVYVTIDLELQKAAELALGDLKGAVVAMNPQNGEILAMVSHPNFDPNIFSTRISEKTWAQLQAKENPFVNRALRAFPPASTYKIITTAAALESGGYSPNDYLNTFAYLSVGGIQFWDHNNAGFGVIGFAEAMAYSSDTFFYQVGRKVGVDALAEWSRKFSYGSRTGIELVAEESKGLVPDPAWKEEVIGEQWYVGNTINMSIGQGDLQASLLQVALMTAVPANGGYMVRPHLRLDDVAAKTWRKSLDLKPSTVAILQQGLRDVMTYGTGQGLNIDDIVVTAGKSGTAEDPPRENHVWFTVYGPYDNPEILVVAFGENSGGGGSSIAGPIAMQVMKAYFQPEQAKQEQEEAKKNAASTQ; encoded by the coding sequence ATGGCTATATCGACAAGAAAAAAAATAGTCACAACCCAGGGAACAGAGCGTTCTATCGGTCAGCGATCGCAAGCCATAGTTCTATTTTGCCTTAGTGCTTCGATTTTACTAGGCTTTCTGGGATCAAGATTAGCTTATTTACAACTCGTAGAGGGTGATCGTAATCGGGAGCTTGCCGATGAAAACAGAATTCGCCTGATTGCCAAAGCACCAGAACGGGGTCGGATTCTCGATCGCAATGGTAAATTGCTGGCCACCAGTCGGCTGGCTCACTCGCTCTATCTGTGGCCGATCGCCCAGCCAGAGGAAGAATGGCCCACCACGATCGCTAAACTGGCCGAAATTTTAGATGATATTACTGCCGAGGAAATTCGCCAAAAACTAGACCAAGAGGGCTACGACTCACCAAACTTGGTGCGGATCGCCACCGCCCTCAGCCCCCGCATTGTCACCCACATCACCGAGCATAACGGTGAATTACCCGGTGTTCAAATCAGCCCAGAGGCAGTGCGCTACTATCCCAATGGTGATATTGCTGCCCATGTGCTTGGTTACACTGGCGAAATTACCCCAGCCGAGTTAGAAAAATTTGCCGATCAATTCAGCGGTGACGAGAACGAGGATGGTAAATCCTACCGCTTGCAAGATGTGGTGGGTAAGTCGGGGATAGAGTCTGCCTTTGAAACCCAACTGCGCGGTGTTTGGGGTGGGCAACAGGTTGAAGTTGATGCGGTGGGCAAGGTGTTGCAGGTTCTGGGGCAAAAACCACCTCAGCCTGGTAATGCGGTCTATGTGACGATCGATCTGGAATTGCAAAAGGCCGCCGAGCTAGCCCTGGGCGATCTTAAGGGAGCGGTGGTGGCGATGAATCCCCAGAACGGTGAAATCCTGGCGATGGTCAGTCATCCTAACTTTGACCCGAATATTTTTTCTACCCGAATCAGTGAAAAAACCTGGGCGCAATTGCAGGCCAAAGAAAATCCCTTTGTAAACCGGGCACTTCGGGCATTCCCACCCGCCAGTACCTATAAAATTATTACCACCGCCGCCGCCCTCGAATCCGGTGGCTACTCCCCCAATGATTATCTCAATACCTTTGCTTATCTATCGGTGGGGGGGATTCAGTTTTGGGATCATAATAATGCTGGCTTTGGCGTGATTGGCTTTGCCGAAGCAATGGCCTACAGTAGCGATACATTTTTCTATCAGGTGGGGCGTAAGGTGGGCGTTGATGCGCTGGCGGAATGGTCACGCAAGTTTAGCTATGGCTCACGCACTGGGATTGAGCTAGTGGCTGAGGAATCCAAAGGCTTAGTCCCCGATCCAGCCTGGAAGGAAGAGGTAATCGGCGAGCAGTGGTATGTGGGTAATACAATCAATATGTCGATCGGCCAGGGCGATCTGCAAGCCAGTTTGTTGCAAGTAGCACTAATGACCGCAGTACCCGCCAATGGTGGCTATATGGTCAGACCCCATTTAAGACTCGACGATGTGGCAGCAAAAACCTGGCGTAAGTCGCTTGATCTCAAACCCTCAACGGTCGCTATATTGCAACAGGGGCTGAGGGATGTAATGACCTATGGCACTGGTCAGGGCTTGAATATTGACGATATTGTGGTGACTGCGGGTAAATCTGGTACGGCGGAAGACCCACCCAGGGAAAATCATGTTTGGTTTACGGTCTATGGCCCCTATGACAATCCCGAAATTTTGGTTGTGGCCTTTGGTGAGAACTCCGGTGGTGGTGGGAGTAGTATTGCTGGGCCGATCGCCATGCAGGTGATGAAAGCTTATTTCCAACCAGAGCAAGCCAAGCAGGAACAAGAAGAGGCCAAAAAGAACGCTGCGAGCACGCAATGA
- a CDS encoding photosystem II reaction center protein K, whose product MHMLVATLPEAYRFTEPLIDVLPVIPIFFLLLAFVWQAAIGFK is encoded by the coding sequence ATGCACATGCTCGTAGCTACTTTGCCTGAGGCATATCGGTTCACCGAACCTTTGATCGATGTTTTGCCAGTAATCCCGATTTTCTTTTTGCTGTTGGCCTTTGTCTGGCAGGCGGCGATCGGTTTTAAATAA
- a CDS encoding DUF3086 domain-containing protein: MNPDNFPAAKDSDNSDNANQFSEFEAEDLWQDLHDDFENNDSDAAKPSESESKVAPDQLNSEENTINLSNQPNVSGQADDSDSSDLSDLSDLSDLSDLFDSDLSGTIDSSESKQEDAVRQTQADADDPDVVNEAVNKDNTDSLTGDLYALLDPLPGVGMSIANTNPEAPVIASDVIADATDNNDAPDDAGTADDIFTDQSDRVNQADPSVESLESIDLESNESKLGIDVDLDREFADPDIPDTANTANDAPDASFEADLEADLFAADTADTKDLDLPTVNEDLNTANPEPTELEQTAPERLDADVDAKNKADVDRNDAEEKLNQLNQELNAQQEQVAATTDALNQLKQEESNLRLEIERLKSQKQKILQSQLDQLQASIDRLATEQVLELEQKRNELQASVSVLQRKQERLQKEMRTTYAGASQDIAVRVQGFKDYLVGSLQDLVASAEQLNLAPPAPEPTVTVEQTPIEEPPKPPDLAEQSFGEYRQQVEKILTQYRTLPDYYGPPWKLRRTFDATHAERVSNWLFEQAGRGAVRTMGTRLQNILVAAAAVSIMRSIYGDRVRILVLATSPERLGEWRRGFQDCLGISRDSFGPDRGVVLFEDPDPLTFKGDRLVKDGLKPMVIVDEAEEFLFIDMLRFPMLLAFGRDPEAKTSYASRDYYRDFMDF; encoded by the coding sequence ATGAACCCTGATAACTTTCCTGCTGCCAAAGATTCGGATAATTCGGATAATGCCAATCAGTTCTCTGAATTCGAGGCAGAAGATCTGTGGCAAGATTTGCATGATGATTTTGAAAATAATGATTCTGATGCTGCTAAGCCTAGTGAGTCTGAGTCGAAAGTTGCTCCTGACCAGCTGAATTCCGAGGAGAATACAATTAATCTGTCTAATCAGCCTAATGTCTCAGGTCAAGCAGATGACTCAGATAGCTCAGATCTATCAGACCTATCAGATCTATCAGACCTATCAGATCTCTTTGACTCCGACCTATCTGGGACGATCGATTCTAGTGAGTCTAAGCAGGAAGATGCTGTTAGACAAACTCAAGCTGATGCGGATGATCCCGATGTCGTGAATGAGGCCGTAAATAAGGATAATACCGATAGTCTGACGGGCGATCTCTATGCTTTGCTCGATCCGTTACCAGGAGTGGGTATGTCGATCGCTAACACGAACCCAGAAGCGCCTGTAATTGCATCAGATGTAATTGCTGATGCTACTGATAATAATGATGCTCCAGACGATGCTGGGACTGCTGATGATATTTTTACCGATCAGAGCGATCGGGTCAATCAGGCTGATCCGTCAGTTGAATCGCTTGAATCGATCGATCTTGAAAGTAATGAGAGCAAGTTGGGTATAGATGTTGATCTCGATCGGGAATTTGCTGATCCAGATATACCAGATACCGCAAATACTGCTAATGATGCTCCAGATGCCAGTTTTGAAGCTGATCTAGAGGCAGATTTATTTGCTGCTGATACTGCTGACACTAAGGATTTGGATTTGCCAACGGTTAACGAAGATCTCAACACCGCCAACCCAGAGCCAACCGAGCTAGAGCAAACAGCACCAGAAAGGTTGGATGCTGATGTAGATGCGAAAAATAAGGCAGATGTAGATAGAAATGATGCTGAGGAGAAGCTGAATCAACTTAATCAAGAATTAAACGCCCAGCAAGAGCAAGTTGCCGCCACTACCGATGCATTAAACCAGCTCAAACAGGAAGAGAGCAATCTACGCCTGGAAATTGAGCGATTGAAAAGCCAAAAGCAGAAAATTCTCCAATCGCAACTTGACCAATTGCAAGCGTCGATCGATCGCCTGGCCACGGAGCAAGTCTTAGAGTTAGAGCAAAAGCGCAATGAACTGCAAGCCTCGGTGAGCGTACTGCAGCGCAAGCAGGAGCGATTGCAAAAGGAAATGCGTACCACCTATGCGGGTGCCTCCCAGGACATTGCGGTTAGGGTACAGGGGTTTAAAGATTATCTGGTGGGTAGTTTGCAAGACCTCGTGGCCAGCGCCGAGCAGTTAAACCTGGCTCCACCTGCGCCAGAGCCCACCGTAACTGTTGAGCAAACACCGATCGAAGAACCACCCAAACCACCCGACTTAGCCGAGCAGAGCTTTGGTGAATATCGACAGCAGGTGGAAAAAATCCTCACCCAATATCGCACTCTGCCCGATTATTATGGCCCCCCGTGGAAGTTGCGCCGTACGTTTGATGCGACCCATGCCGAACGGGTTTCTAATTGGCTGTTTGAGCAAGCGGGACGCGGTGCAGTACGGACGATGGGCACCAGATTGCAAAATATTCTGGTGGCGGCAGCGGCAGTGTCGATCATGCGATCGATCTATGGCGATCGAGTCAGGATTTTAGTCTTGGCAACCTCCCCAGAGCGTTTGGGTGAGTGGCGACGTGGTTTTCAAGATTGCCTGGGCATTAGTCGTGATAGCTTTGGTCCCGATCGGGGGGTGGTTTTGTTTGAAGACCCTGACCCGCTTACGTTCAAGGGCGATCGCCTGGTCAAAGATGGCCTCAAGCCGATGGTAATTGTGGATGAGGCAGAGGAATTTTTATTTATTGATATGTTGCGATTCCCGATGCTACTGGCCTTTGGCCGCGATCCTGAAGCCAAAACTAGTTATGCCTCGCGGGACTATTACCGGGATTTTATGGATTTTTAA
- the plsY gene encoding glycerol-3-phosphate 1-O-acyltransferase PlsY, whose amino-acid sequence MAIEFGLLVLGYLLGSIPIGYLVGLSAGIDIREHGSGSTGATNVWRCVGRSAGITVFCGDLLKGAGSILIAQYVLTQYQAPTPWAEWFIVGAGLMALVGHSRSCWIGFKGGKSVAAGFGILLALNWIVGLGAALVWGLALALWKTISLSSILAAIAAPVLMIVTGSPLAYILFATVSGAFVIWRHSSNIERLFKGTEPSIKENKESLSEAKYHSQPKQKSKPPSSTTKQPSPESGSVS is encoded by the coding sequence ATGGCGATTGAATTTGGTTTGTTGGTGCTCGGCTATTTGCTTGGCTCAATCCCGATCGGCTATTTAGTTGGTCTATCCGCCGGGATTGATATCCGTGAGCATGGTTCCGGTTCTACAGGCGCGACCAATGTCTGGCGTTGTGTGGGCAGGTCGGCGGGTATCACTGTTTTCTGTGGCGATCTACTCAAAGGCGCAGGCTCAATTTTGATCGCCCAATATGTACTCACCCAATATCAAGCCCCCACCCCCTGGGCAGAGTGGTTTATTGTCGGGGCTGGCCTGATGGCGCTGGTAGGTCATAGCCGTTCCTGCTGGATTGGCTTTAAGGGTGGTAAATCGGTTGCCGCTGGCTTCGGGATTTTGCTGGCCTTGAATTGGATTGTTGGCTTGGGCGCAGCCCTGGTTTGGGGCTTAGCCTTGGCATTATGGAAAACGATTTCGCTCAGTTCGATCCTGGCGGCGATCGCTGCGCCAGTTTTAATGATCGTGACTGGTTCACCCCTGGCCTATATTTTGTTTGCGACTGTTAGTGGGGCGTTTGTGATCTGGCGGCACAGTTCTAATATTGAGCGATTGTTTAAGGGCACTGAGCCATCGATCAAGGAGAATAAAGAGAGCTTGAGTGAGGCGAAGTATCATTCTCAACCTAAGCAAAAATCTAAGCCCCCATCTTCTACTACTAAGCAACCATCTCCGGAGTCAGGTTCGGTTAGCTGA
- a CDS encoding cell division protein FtsX has product MFLATFLATFFTSFLNKFLGIFKALTKTDYLLRETFLGIRRGGWMNWAAVSTVAVLLFLFGASLQVSWQLDNILGQMGSQLEISVYLVEGTSPAEMEPRLRLVDGVAEVNLVSKEQAWESLLQDLGQIELGEATRQLGGNPLVDEFKVSAISSDRVPEIADRISGLKGVDEVWYTNEVVERLAQLRQGVSSMSVVAVATLTMVTVAVITTTIRLIILARRREIEIMQLVGATSTWIYFPFLLQGVAFGIVGAAIAYLMLSVMLSFVGGIAVNQPELIQSLTAGLLNDYRVKFLLPIVLIGFGVFVGVLGSSLAVRRLSEDTAYGYAD; this is encoded by the coding sequence ATGTTTCTCGCCACTTTCCTAGCAACATTCTTCACCAGTTTTCTAAACAAGTTTTTAGGTATCTTCAAAGCCTTAACCAAAACGGACTACTTGCTGCGCGAGACTTTTTTGGGGATTCGGCGCGGCGGCTGGATGAACTGGGCAGCGGTTAGCACTGTGGCGGTATTGTTGTTTCTGTTTGGTGCTAGCTTACAGGTTTCCTGGCAACTGGATAATATCCTCGGCCAGATGGGATCGCAGCTAGAAATATCGGTTTACCTGGTGGAAGGCACGAGCCCCGCCGAAATGGAACCTAGACTGCGCCTGGTGGATGGCGTGGCGGAGGTCAACCTGGTATCTAAAGAGCAAGCCTGGGAGAGCCTGTTGCAGGATCTGGGTCAAATTGAATTGGGTGAGGCTACACGACAATTGGGCGGTAATCCCCTGGTCGATGAATTTAAGGTTAGTGCCATCAGTAGCGATCGCGTGCCGGAAATTGCCGATCGTATCTCTGGTCTCAAGGGCGTAGATGAAGTTTGGTACACCAACGAAGTAGTCGAGCGTTTGGCTCAATTGCGGCAGGGGGTAAGCAGCATGAGTGTGGTGGCGGTGGCGACATTAACAATGGTAACGGTGGCCGTAATTACCACTACGATCCGCTTGATTATTTTGGCCAGAAGGCGCGAAATTGAAATCATGCAACTGGTGGGCGCGACCAGCACCTGGATTTATTTCCCCTTTTTGTTGCAGGGTGTGGCGTTTGGGATTGTGGGGGCAGCGATCGCCTATTTGATGCTATCGGTGATGCTGAGCTTTGTAGGTGGGATCGCAGTGAATCAACCAGAGCTAATTCAATCGCTGACGGCGGGGTTGCTCAACGACTATCGGGTTAAGTTTTTGCTGCCGATCGTATTGATCGGGTTTGGGGTGTTTGTGGGGGTGCTGGGTAGCTCGCTGGCAGTGCGGCGATTGTCGGAGGATACTGCCTATGGCTATGCGGATTAG
- the ftsE gene encoding cell division ATP-binding protein FtsE, producing the protein MLKLPIGIRKKVPPTANQEIPTTPSGKAIIVKLENVKKVYKNGVSGLNGINLEIVKGDFMFITGHSGSGKSTLLKLLYGAEKANYGEVVVNGVNVTDLRGNDLAMLRRRIGIVFQDYKLVAKRTVSENVAFVLMAQGFPPHEIRKRLHPALRMVGLTDKADCFPDELSGGEQQRVSIARAIVNTPPLLLADEPTGNLDAENAWQVIKILKKLNSFGVTILVTTHDEQLVRAANHSVAQLKDGYIFNLKSPA; encoded by the coding sequence ATGCTAAAGCTGCCGATCGGAATCCGTAAAAAAGTCCCCCCCACCGCCAACCAGGAAATCCCCACCACCCCATCGGGTAAGGCGATTATTGTCAAGCTCGAAAACGTCAAGAAGGTATATAAAAATGGCGTATCTGGCTTGAATGGGATCAACCTGGAGATCGTCAAAGGCGATTTTATGTTTATTACTGGGCATTCTGGCTCCGGTAAGTCCACTTTGCTAAAGCTGCTCTATGGCGCAGAAAAGGCCAATTATGGCGAGGTGGTGGTCAATGGCGTGAATGTGACCGATCTGCGGGGTAATGATTTGGCCATGTTGCGGCGACGGATTGGGATTGTGTTCCAGGACTATAAGCTGGTGGCCAAGCGCACTGTTTCTGAAAATGTGGCGTTTGTATTGATGGCACAGGGCTTCCCACCCCATGAAATCCGCAAGCGCTTGCATCCTGCCCTGAGAATGGTGGGATTAACCGACAAGGCCGATTGCTTCCCCGATGAGCTGTCGGGCGGTGAACAACAGCGGGTTAGCATTGCCAGGGCGATCGTGAATACACCACCTTTGCTCCTGGCCGACGAGCCAACGGGTAACCTGGATGCGGAAAATGCCTGGCAGGTGATTAAAATCCTTAAAAAGCTAAATTCATTTGGTGTGACTATTTTGGTGACCACCCACGATGAACAATTGGTGCGAGCGGCTAATCACTCGGTTGCTCAGCTTAAGGATGGCTATATTTTTAATCTCAAATCACCGGCTTAA
- a CDS encoding WecB/TagA/CpsF family glycosyltransferase, whose product MESQKLLVLGVPVDLQDDYGGLAKRRVSDRQGAHIVTLNAEMAIQAQQDPKLAQLITNAELVIPDGAGIVLYGRARGKEIQRCPGIELAEELIQAAIEHQWRVFLIGGAPDVIEAVLQNWQAKFAGDGKELPIAGYHHGYFDAEQEQLICAQIKQTQPDLILVGLGVPRQEFWIQSQRRLCPNATWIGVGGSFDIWSGRKERAPAWLRNNHLEWVYRLYKEPWRWRRMLALPYFVWSAVVYSLQQMLKRSP is encoded by the coding sequence ATGGAATCGCAAAAGCTGCTGGTGCTGGGCGTACCAGTGGATCTACAAGATGATTATGGCGGATTGGCCAAACGACGAGTGAGCGATCGCCAGGGGGCTCACATTGTCACCTTGAATGCAGAAATGGCGATCCAGGCACAGCAAGATCCCAAACTAGCTCAGTTAATTACTAACGCAGAATTAGTGATCCCCGATGGTGCAGGTATTGTTTTGTATGGTCGCGCCCGTGGCAAAGAGATCCAGCGTTGTCCTGGAATCGAACTGGCGGAGGAGTTAATCCAAGCCGCGATCGAGCATCAATGGCGCGTTTTCCTGATTGGTGGCGCACCGGATGTGATCGAGGCAGTGTTACAAAACTGGCAGGCTAAATTTGCTGGTGATGGGAAAGAGTTGCCGATCGCTGGTTATCATCATGGCTACTTTGATGCCGAGCAGGAGCAGCTTATTTGTGCGCAAATTAAACAAACTCAACCGGATTTAATTCTGGTCGGGTTGGGAGTACCGCGTCAGGAGTTCTGGATTCAATCCCAGCGGCGGCTTTGCCCCAACGCCACCTGGATCGGGGTGGGGGGCAGCTTCGACATCTGGTCTGGCCGCAAAGAACGGGCTCCTGCCTGGCTGCGGAATAATCACCTAGAGTGGGTCTATCGCCTTTACAAAGAACCCTGGCGCTGGCGGCGAATGTTGGCATTACCCTATTTTGTTTGGAGTGCCGTTGTATACTCTCTGCAACAAATGCTGAAGCGATCGCCCTAG
- a CDS encoding DUF6825 family protein: MSKPVTHAFFVGRATAEAIVDRLEDTLTDFLSAVGKFDAERREDFRNFTEAVMSKTVRVETTAAATYGTGYSSADLQELIDNLRAEVAHLKSELQQYREQNGISQ; encoded by the coding sequence ATGAGCAAGCCAGTTACCCATGCTTTTTTTGTAGGAAGAGCCACCGCCGAAGCGATCGTCGATCGGCTAGAAGATACCCTAACTGACTTTCTCAGTGCCGTTGGCAAATTTGACGCGGAACGGCGTGAAGATTTTCGCAACTTTACCGAAGCGGTAATGTCAAAAACGGTCAGGGTGGAAACCACTGCTGCTGCCACCTATGGCACTGGCTACAGCTCTGCGGATTTGCAAGAACTAATTGATAATCTGCGCGCTGAAGTGGCTCACCTCAAGTCTGAATTGCAGCAATACCGAGAGCAAAACGGTATTTCACAGTAG